From a single Alkalihalophilus pseudofirmus genomic region:
- the lexA gene encoding transcriptional repressor LexA — MSKLSKRQQEILDYIKIEVKKKGYPPSVREIGEAVGLASSSTVHGHLSRLEKKGLIRRDPTKPRAIEVLEMDELDPVVHEKKTAYVPIVGKVTAGMPITAIENVEEYLPLPDHLVTNDSVYVLVIQGDSMIEAGIYDGDMVIVRQQQTANNGDIIVAMTEENEATVKRFFREKDYIRLQPENSTMEPILLKDVTVLGKVIGVFRTLH, encoded by the coding sequence GTGTCAAAACTATCAAAACGTCAACAAGAAATCCTAGATTACATTAAGATAGAAGTGAAGAAAAAAGGTTATCCCCCTTCTGTACGTGAGATTGGAGAAGCGGTGGGACTAGCGTCAAGTTCAACTGTTCACGGCCATTTATCTAGACTTGAGAAAAAAGGTTTAATCAGACGAGACCCTACCAAGCCTAGAGCAATCGAAGTACTAGAAATGGATGAGCTAGACCCAGTTGTGCATGAGAAGAAAACGGCTTACGTTCCGATTGTAGGTAAAGTCACAGCCGGTATGCCTATTACCGCCATTGAGAACGTTGAGGAATACTTGCCTCTTCCTGATCACTTGGTAACAAATGATTCCGTTTATGTTCTTGTTATCCAAGGAGATAGTATGATTGAAGCCGGTATTTACGATGGCGATATGGTCATTGTCCGTCAGCAACAAACTGCTAATAACGGCGATATCATTGTCGCAATGACGGAAGAAAATGAAGCGACAGTGAAACGCTTCTTCCGTGAAAAAGATTACATCCGATTGCAGCCGGAGAATTCTACTATGGAACCAATCTTACTAAAAGATGTAACGGTTCTCGGAAAAGTCATCGGAGTGTTCCGTACCCTTCATTAA
- the glnA gene encoding type I glutamate--ammonia ligase yields MSKYTREDIMRIAEEDNVRFIRLQFTDLLGTIKNVEIPVDQLEKALDNKMMFDGSSIEGFVRIEESDMYLYPDLDTWVVFPWTPEKGKVARLICDIYQPGEPGEEPTPFEGDPRGILKRVLAEAKDMGFTAFNIGPEPEFFLFKNDANGEPTLELNDKGGYFDLSPTDLGENCRRDIVLELEDMGFDIEASHHEVAPGQHEIDFKYADAVTACDHIQTFKLVVKTIARKHGLHATFMPKPLFGVNGSGMHCNMSLFDETGNVFYDESTDSQLSETAMHFLGGTLKHAEAFTAITNPIVNSYKRLVPGYEAPVYVAWSMKNRSPLVRIPSSRGVSTRIEVRSPDPAANPYLAMAVLLAAGLDGIKKKMTPPPATDRNIYVMSKEERVEEGINDLPATLKDALDKLVKDEVLVKALGEHAVEHFVEAKEIEWDMFRTQVHPWEREQYMSSY; encoded by the coding sequence ATGTCAAAGTACACACGCGAAGATATTATGCGAATTGCTGAGGAAGATAACGTAAGATTTATTCGTTTACAATTTACTGATCTATTAGGAACAATTAAAAACGTAGAAATCCCAGTTGATCAGCTTGAAAAAGCATTAGATAACAAAATGATGTTTGATGGTTCATCAATTGAAGGGTTTGTTCGTATTGAGGAATCAGATATGTATCTATATCCAGATCTTGATACATGGGTTGTCTTCCCTTGGACGCCGGAAAAAGGTAAAGTGGCACGTTTAATCTGTGATATTTATCAACCAGGTGAGCCAGGTGAAGAGCCGACACCATTTGAAGGTGATCCTCGTGGTATTTTAAAGCGCGTTTTAGCTGAAGCGAAGGATATGGGCTTTACTGCATTCAATATTGGTCCTGAGCCAGAGTTCTTCTTATTCAAGAATGATGCAAACGGTGAACCGACTCTAGAACTTAATGACAAAGGTGGGTACTTTGATTTATCACCAACTGATTTAGGTGAGAACTGCCGCCGTGACATCGTTTTAGAACTTGAAGATATGGGCTTTGACATTGAAGCTTCTCACCATGAGGTTGCTCCAGGCCAGCACGAAATTGATTTTAAATATGCTGATGCGGTTACAGCGTGTGACCATATTCAAACATTTAAATTAGTAGTTAAAACAATTGCACGTAAGCATGGTTTGCATGCGACGTTCATGCCTAAGCCGTTATTTGGTGTAAATGGTTCTGGTATGCACTGTAACATGTCATTATTTGACGAAACCGGCAACGTATTTTATGACGAGTCTACAGATTCGCAGCTTAGTGAAACAGCTATGCATTTCTTAGGCGGTACTCTAAAGCATGCTGAAGCTTTCACAGCTATTACGAACCCAATCGTGAATTCATACAAACGTTTAGTTCCAGGATATGAGGCTCCTGTATATGTGGCTTGGTCAATGAAAAACCGCAGCCCGCTAGTACGTATTCCTTCTTCTCGCGGTGTGAGTACTCGTATTGAAGTTCGTAGTCCAGACCCGGCTGCTAACCCTTACCTTGCAATGGCTGTTCTTCTTGCTGCAGGTCTTGATGGAATCAAGAAGAAAATGACGCCGCCACCAGCAACAGATCGTAACATCTACGTAATGAGTAAAGAAGAGCGTGTAGAAGAAGGTATCAATGACCTTCCAGCTACACTTAAAGATGCTCTTGATAAGCTTGTTAAAGACGAAGTTCTTGTAAAAGCTCTTGGTGAGCATGCAGTGGAGCACTTTGTTGAAGCAAAAGAAATCGAGTGGGACATGTTCCGCACACAAGTTCACCCTTGGGAGCGCGAGCAATATATGTCATCTTATTAA
- a CDS encoding MerR family transcriptional regulator — translation MNDEIRRSMPLFPIGIVMKLTELTARQIRYYEQHELIKPARTDGNQRLFSFNDVDRLLEIKALLDQKVNISGIKQIIQMKQQVQMRTDQEEASKKPLSDRELRNHLKKDLMMAGRNGRASIIQGQLSRFFH, via the coding sequence ATGAATGATGAAATTCGTCGCAGCATGCCTTTATTTCCGATAGGGATAGTAATGAAGCTGACAGAACTTACAGCTAGGCAGATTCGTTATTATGAGCAGCATGAATTAATAAAGCCTGCTAGAACCGATGGGAATCAACGATTATTCTCGTTTAATGATGTAGATCGATTATTAGAGATTAAAGCGTTGCTAGATCAAAAGGTTAACATTTCAGGAATTAAACAAATTATTCAAATGAAACAGCAAGTGCAAATGCGTACTGATCAAGAAGAAGCTTCTAAAAAGCCGCTTTCTGACCGAGAATTAAGAAACCATCTTAAAAAAGATTTAATGATGGCAGGAAGAAACGGCAGGGCATCAATTATTCAAGGTCAGTTATCTAGATTTTTCCATTAA